The Myxococcales bacterium DNA segment CGGTATCGACGCTCGCCATGAAGTAGGCCACATCGAACTCAGCAAGTTCTTTTTCGCTGTCACGCAGCGATTTCAGTTGGAGAGTTCAGCCACCTGTAAAGGCTTGGGGAAAGAACGCGAGGGCTACGGCCTGCTTGCCCTTGTAGTCGGACAGCGAGTACTGCTGGCCATCTGAACCCGCCAGTTTAAATTCTGGCGCGGGCGCTCCCACTTTTAGTTCCTGCGCGGTCGCCGAAATCGCAACCGCCATCGACATCGCTGTGAGTACCACTCGATAAAAATATTTGATCATCTCGGTCCTCAAGGGTGTTTCCTGCTCACTCGAATCGCGACACAGTTTATCGCAGAACGAAGGGGCCAGGGACCGGAGATCTTCGTTGCCTATTGGGGTGTGGTTGCCGTCGAGCTGGCGCACCAGCTGCGAATCTGAAGCGAGTCGAATGCCAGCAGCGTAGGAGGAGATTGGACCAACGGCACGGTCCCATACTGGGGGTACTTCTCTCGTAGAGCCTCGAGTGCGTCAAGGAATGAAGCATCTTCCTGCGGCGCCCCGGGCTGAACGACGCGAGCCTTTCCCTCGATACGAATCCACCAGAGTCGCTTCCAGTCGCTGGTGTACTCGTCGAGCAGAAGGCCAACGTCGGGTCGCGCGCGAATGTTGCGAACGCGTGCGAGTTCGCCGCCAGTTTTTGGTTTCCCGTCCACTGGCGACCACAAGCACTCGTCCACCAGAGCAAATACGATGGGCACCTGGTGGGGGCAACCGGCTTCGCCGATCGTGGCCAGG contains these protein-coding regions:
- a CDS encoding TIGR03668 family PPOX class F420-dependent oxidoreductase; the encoded protein is MELSPETIRDRLDNWPVARLATIGEAGCPHQVPIVFALVDECLWSPVDGKPKTGGELARVRNIRARPDVGLLLDEYTSDWKRLWWIRIEGKARVVQPGAPQEDASFLDALEALREKYPQYGTVPLVQSPPTLLAFDSLQIRSWCASSTATTPQ
- a CDS encoding redoxin domain-containing protein — protein: MIKYFYRVVLTAMSMAVAISATAQELKVGAPAPEFKLAGSDGQQYSLSDYKGKQAVALAFFPQAFTGGUTLQLKSLRDSEKELAEFDVAYFMASVDTVDENKRFAEKHQAKFPLLCDTTQAVTKLYGVGVRYEDQLYSDRWTIYIDKEGIVKKVDKDVKPKTAGPDMLRIFSELGFAKLP